The genome window AGGGGTACTTGGAGACGATGCGAAACGCGTATGAGCCAGACGTCTACTTCGATCGCTTGGATCAGCTGTTTGTGCGAGACCGATTTGAGTTTCGTGCTCTGAACACGGACTACTTCCAGCAGCATCCATGGCAGCGTCGCAAGCAGTTCGCCATCTTCACGGCGGGATTTGTGGCCATGTTCATCCGGTTGATGTGGAAGATCCCCGATGCTGACCTGCGTCGAACCTACCGACGTCAGATCTGGGGGGCGGTCCGGAAGAGGTTCACGTCCCCGGATATCTATTTCTTCTATGTGCTGAAATGCGCGATGCACTACCACCACCACCGAATGACGACGGAGATGATTGACGATCCCTCCAAGTTTGTCTCCAGCTATGGCAAGGCGATGCGTTCCGACCAACCTGCCGCAGAGAAGGCGAGCTGCCATCCCGTTCCAGAACTGCAACCGGCGGGAAACGTTGGCGTCGTTGCGTCGCCCGGTCTGCCGGTGGTCGAGGTCGGTTCATCCAGCTGAGCAACTGCTCGCCTTGAGCGGTGAGGCAGGAATGTTTGGGGTGATTCCCGCGAGCCGTTTGGGAATTGGTGCCGACTCGTTTCGGTCGTCTCCCTGCTCAAGTAGGCCGGATCAAGCCGCTTCGGCGCCGCTCCGGCAGATGAGCCGACCTTTTCAGATGAGTCATTGCCGGATGTGCATCGCAAAGCCTCCTTCATCCGGCCTACGGTGGTCGCGCAGTCTTCTGCCGCGGGCGGGGTTCGCAAGACGTAGCGAGCCAGGTGTCCACCGAGCATGGTCAACTTGTTCCGGTGGCAGTAGGTTGTGGGTTTTCACGCTTCTGACCTTCTCCTCGACCATGCTCATGCGACTTTCCTGGATCGTTCTATCTGCGTTGGTGACTTTGCCACTGCCCGGACAACTGGTTTCGGCCGATGAGCCGGTGCGACTCGACCCTCGATCCCCACGTTGGTCTCCGTTGGTGGATGTCATCGCCAAGGTGGAACCTGCGGTCGTCGGTCTGTTTTTGGAAGGCGAAGAACCAGGGCACTTCAACACGGGCAGTGGAACCATCATCCACTCCTCGGGCTACGTCCTGACCAACGACCATGTCCTGTCGAGCGACGAAGGCTATGTCGTGCTCGGCAAGATGGCGGGACGCTTTGAGGTCGTGGCGAGACTGCCTGAAAAGGACATTGCCATCGTCCGAATCCTTCACGTCAAAGGACGCTTGCCCGTCGTACCTCTCGGACACAGCAATGACGTGCACAACGGCGAGGCGGTCGTCGTCGCGGGCAACCCCGGTGGTCGCGGGATCACAATCACGTCCGGCATCATCAGCTCCAAGAAAACCTACTTGGACATGCCCAACGCCTTGGTCGCGACGAAGTACAACTTGCTCGCACGAGACGATTACTTGCGATTCGACGCAGCCAGCAATCGTGGCAACTCAGGCGGTCCGTTGGTCAACATGGAAGGCAAGATCATCGGGATCGTTTCGCGTGTGAATCCCGACGAGCAGAACGCAAGCTTTGCGATTCCGATCGATCGAGTTCGCAAGTTGATCGGACGGATTGTCGAGCCGGAACTGCGTCACGATCGCTGGGTGGGCATGACGCTCAATCCACTTGCCGAAGCTGCCCTCGTCGCATCCGTCGAAAAGGAGTCCCCCGCCGAAGTCGCCGGAATCCTCGCGGGGGACGTGATCGAGTCCGTCGGTGGTGCTCGAGTCCGCAACGCGGCCCAGTGGACGTTGGCACTGGATCAGGTGCTGAGAGAATCCGAGGAAGTGGAGGTGCTCGCAAGCCGAAATGGTTCCGCGTTGCCGATTTCGATTCAAACGGTTCCGGTGCCAGCGCTGGAAGGTGTCCAACTGGACGATCAGGAGCCTGGTCTGGACTATCGGATGTACTTGGGCAAGTTCAAAAAATTGCCTGATTTTGAAGCGATGGAAGTGGCTCGAGTCGGGCAGGTGGATGCATTGGACTTGGAAGCGATTCAAGGGGACCAGCGAGACGATTTCGCGTTGATCATGGATGCGATGATCCATGTTCCCGAGGACGGGCTGTATCGCTTTGAAATCACCTCGGATGATGGCAGCCGAGTCTTTCTGCATGACCAGCTCCTCCTGGACCACGATGGCAATCATCCGCCCATGACCGTCAGTCGCTTGGTTCGAGCCAATGCTGGTCTGCACCCCATTCGAATCGAATATTTCGAGGGCGGAGGAGACCAAACCTTGACGGCAGGATTGACCCGAGTGGATGCCTCCGAAGGTGATTCGTCCGAGGAATTGGACTCTCAGGCGGAAGCAATGCCTCTTGATTTGCAGTTCTTTCGCGTGCCTGTCCCTGAGCCAACCGCGGAACCAACATCCGACGCTGCGAGCGAGTAAAATCTTTGCGAGCTGCTCTGTTTGAGCAGCCAAGCGGTTTTTCCTGCCCCTTGTTCCCATCACACTTTCCCACCCCCGAATTGCCGATGAAAACCTTGCTCTTCGCTTCCGCGATCCTGTCTCTCTCCACCCTTGTTCACGCACCCCAGACCGCTCGTGCAGAGGATGCCACGGCGAAAGCCGGGGAGTGGGAAACGCTTTTTGATGGCAGCAACTTGGACGC of Rhodopirellula islandica contains these proteins:
- a CDS encoding PA14 domain-containing protein; this translates as MRLSWIVLSALVTLPLPGQLVSADEPVRLDPRSPRWSPLVDVIAKVEPAVVGLFLEGEEPGHFNTGSGTIIHSSGYVLTNDHVLSSDEGYVVLGKMAGRFEVVARLPEKDIAIVRILHVKGRLPVVPLGHSNDVHNGEAVVVAGNPGGRGITITSGIISSKKTYLDMPNALVATKYNLLARDDYLRFDAASNRGNSGGPLVNMEGKIIGIVSRVNPDEQNASFAIPIDRVRKLIGRIVEPELRHDRWVGMTLNPLAEAALVASVEKESPAEVAGILAGDVIESVGGARVRNAAQWTLALDQVLRESEEVEVLASRNGSALPISIQTVPVPALEGVQLDDQEPGLDYRMYLGKFKKLPDFEAMEVARVGQVDALDLEAIQGDQRDDFALIMDAMIHVPEDGLYRFEITSDDGSRVFLHDQLLLDHDGNHPPMTVSRLVRANAGLHPIRIEYFEGGGDQTLTAGLTRVDASEGDSSEELDSQAEAMPLDLQFFRVPVPEPTAEPTSDAASE